One window of the Lepeophtheirus salmonis chromosome 7, UVic_Lsal_1.4, whole genome shotgun sequence genome contains the following:
- the LOC121121437 gene encoding embryonic polarity protein dorsal, producing the protein METPKSVYLRIVKQPAHNKQRFRYPCEGRNPEVLYGEDSTKKTRTYPTIEIVGYKGPMTVVASCVEDHAPYRVHPNKLIDRNNASKQSVCSRNVDVNTMTCSFENIGIQCIKRHEIPDSLEERRSIKVDPFNQKFNHTHSSVNPYILRLCFQAFLKRESSYIPLCPVVSNIIADSRAHAIPKIHDISDDWSYTDGGKKIIILTNKVYKDDIEVHFTNESEGRRESWHAKGISLSVHKQHALSFLTPPYKDEELTHPVTVYIYLYKSGLRQRSEPLKFQFIPPHNTNDTKKKYVYQSIGHSLSSEAMLGSQNIVQLPKKSKKFSKIKMNPQFNALSQSTNNQEFSIVSSKDSLNLSDIVDLELSYIVDSNLHLDYEEVPDLLSSSENAQHGMSNSYGNIDNMFQFFDGI; encoded by the exons ATGGAAACCCCCAAATCCGTATACTTACGTATTGTCAAACAACCTGCACATAACAAACAAAGATTTCG ATATCCGTGCGAGGGTCGTAATCCAGAAGTTTTATATGGTGAGGATAGTACCAAAAAAACCCGTACGTATCCCACCATAGAAATTGTTGGGTACAAAGGGCCTATGACCGTGGTTGCTTCTTGTGTTGAAGATCATGCGCCCTACAGAGTACATCCCAACAAACTGATTGACCGGAATAATGCTTCGAAACAGAGTGTATGTTCCAGGAATGTTGATGTAAATACAATGACCTGTAGCtttgaaaatattggtattcAATGTATAAAGCGACATGAGATTCCAGATTCCTTGGAAGAGAGACGGTCGATTAAAGTAGATCCCTTTAACCAAAAATTCAATCACACTCATTCATCTGTTAATCCATATATTTTAAGGCTCTGTTTTCAA GCCTTTCTGAAACGTGAATCTTCCTATATTCCCCTATGTCCCGTTGTCTCAAATATTATAGCAGATAGTAGAGCGCATGCTATTCCAAAGATCCATGATATATCTGATGACTGGTCATATACTGATGGTGGGAAAAAGATTATAATACTTACGAATAAAGTCTACAAAGATGATATTGAAGTTCACTTTACGAATGAATCGG AGGGAAGGAGAGAATCTTGGCATGCAAAGGGGATCTCATTGAGTGTTCATAAGCAACATGCATTATCATTTTTGACTCCTCCATATAAAGATGAAGAATTAACTCATCCTgttactgtatatatatatttgtataaatccGGTCTTCGTCAAAGAAGCGAACCCCTCAAATTCCAATTTATTCCTCCACACAATACCAATGatactaagaaaaaatatgtctatcaaTCTATTGGACATTCACTCTCTTCAGAGGCAATGCTTGGATCTCAAAATATTGTACAgcttccaaaaaaatcaaagaaattttcCAAGATAAAGATGAATCCTCAATTCAATGCTCTTTCGCAGAGTACAAACAATCAGGAATTTAGTATTGTGTCCTCAAAGGATAGTCTTAATCTATCAGATATTG TGGACTTGGAGTTAAGTTATATAGTAGACTCGAACCTACATTTAGACTATGAAGAAGTTCCAGATTTATTATCAAGTTCTGAAAACGCACAACATGGAATGTCGAATAGTTATGGAAATATTGACAACATGTTCCAATTTTTTGATGGTATCTGA